Below is a genomic region from Pseudomonadota bacterium.
AGCGCGGCACCGCGATCGAGACCGCGGTCGTGGTCGAGCGTCCCTTGACCTTGTTCCTGAACGGCCAGGAGATCGTCACCATGATGACGATCGGCGACCATCCCGACTATCTCGCGGTTGGCTACCTGCTCAACCAGAACATGCTGGCGGCCGAC
It encodes:
- a CDS encoding formate dehydrogenase accessory sulfurtransferase FdhD, translated to MNDVGDPVRTVRRARPKAGDPAALEGFALRPDPADPRLTERVRGVDERGTAIETAVVVERPLTLFLNGQEIVTMMTIGDHPDYLAVGYLLNQNMLAAD